In a genomic window of Corvus hawaiiensis isolate bCorHaw1 chromosome Z, bCorHaw1.pri.cur, whole genome shotgun sequence:
- the CZH5orf63 gene encoding glutaredoxin-like protein C5orf63 homolog → MMVLCFLSRALPRARHSPSPLGRQLCSAGANKPVLTLFTKKPCPLCDEAKEVLEPYKRRFILQEVDITLPENSAWYEKYKYDIPVFHLNGKFLMKHRVDTQKFEDRLRKVELQSDGNQ, encoded by the exons ATGATGGTGCTCTgtttcctgagcagagccctgccaCGAGCCAGGCATTCACCCAGCCCTCTGGGGagacagctctgctcagccGGCGCAAATAAGCCAGTGTTGACTTTATTCACCAAG AAACCATGCCCTCTGTGTGATGAAGCAAAAGAAGTTCTTGAGCCATACAAAAGAAGG TTTATTCTGCAGGAGGTGGATATTACCCTTCCAGAGAACTCAGCATggtatgaaaaatacaaatatgaCATACCTGTTTTTCACTTAAATGGGAAGTTCCTCATGAAGCATCGAGTCGACACTCAGAAGTTTGAGGACCGACTTAGGAAGGTGGAGCTGCAAAGTGATGGAAACCAGTGa